The Yoonia sp. SS1-5 genome contains a region encoding:
- a CDS encoding exodeoxyribonuclease III, producing MPFTLATWNINSVRLREPIVAQLMRDEAPDVLCLQECKSPVDKIPLAQFEALGYTHMVARGQKGYNGVAIFSKIPMVEAGAEDYAGLGHARHIAARLDNGVTIHNHYVPAGGDVADRAVNEKFGQKLDYLTDMRDAFHASKPQKSILVGDLNIAPGEDDVWSHKQLLKVVSHTPIEVDHLNDVMAAGDWSDVTRADIPDGKLYSWWSYRAKDWDAADKGRRLDHIWASPDIKNAAHSSRVLRAARGWEKPSDHAPVFASFDL from the coding sequence ATGCCATTTACCCTTGCCACCTGGAACATCAACTCTGTCCGGCTGCGCGAACCCATCGTGGCACAGCTGATGCGTGACGAGGCACCCGATGTATTGTGCCTGCAGGAATGCAAAAGCCCCGTCGACAAAATCCCGCTCGCGCAGTTCGAGGCGCTCGGCTACACGCATATGGTCGCGCGCGGTCAAAAGGGTTACAACGGCGTCGCGATTTTCTCAAAAATCCCGATGGTCGAGGCCGGTGCCGAAGACTATGCCGGGCTTGGCCACGCCCGCCACATCGCGGCCCGTCTGGATAATGGTGTGACGATCCACAACCATTATGTTCCCGCCGGTGGCGACGTCGCCGACCGTGCCGTGAACGAAAAATTCGGCCAGAAACTTGATTACCTCACCGACATGCGGGACGCCTTTCATGCCAGCAAACCGCAGAAATCCATCCTTGTGGGCGACCTGAATATCGCACCCGGCGAAGATGATGTCTGGAGCCACAAGCAGCTGTTGAAGGTCGTCAGCCACACGCCGATTGAGGTCGATCACCTCAATGATGTCATGGCGGCCGGCGATTGGTCAGACGTCACCCGTGCCGATATTCCAGATGGCAAGCTTTACAGCTGGTGGTCCTATCGCGCCAAGGATTGGGATGCTGCTGACAAGGGGCGCCGGCTGGATCACATCTGGGCCAGCCCGGATATCAAGAACGCGGCCCATTCATCACGGGTTCTGCGCGCCGCGCGCGGCTGGGAAAAGCCCAGCGACCATGCCCCGGTATTTGCAAGTTTCGATCTTTGA
- a CDS encoding acetyl-CoA C-acyltransferase codes for MRQVVISGAARTPMGGFQGAFADVDAPTLGGTAMKAAMAGAGIDTVDEVLMGCVLPAGLGQAPARQAGFLAGLGEDVPATTLNKMCGSGMKTAMMAFDQIALGDTDVMIAGGMESMTNAPYLSPKMRAGARIGHQVIQDSMFLDGLEDAYDKGRLMGTFAEDCAETFQFTRQDQDDYALKSLSNALAAQGDGGFATEIAPVTLRSRKGEVVIAEDEQPGKARPEKIPTLKPAFRDGGTVTAANSSSISDGAAALVLADDTATNIRARILGHASHAQAPGWFTTAPVPAAQKLLAKIGWSADDVDLWEVNEAFAVVPMAFMREMGIARDIVNVNGGACALGHPIGASGTRIIVTLLHALEARGLKRGVAAICIGGGEGTAIAIERP; via the coding sequence ATGAGACAGGTTGTTATTTCAGGCGCGGCGCGCACACCGATGGGCGGATTTCAGGGTGCCTTTGCAGATGTTGACGCACCAACCCTTGGCGGCACCGCGATGAAGGCCGCGATGGCAGGCGCCGGTATAGACACCGTTGACGAGGTTCTGATGGGCTGCGTGCTGCCCGCCGGGCTGGGCCAGGCGCCGGCAAGACAGGCCGGGTTTCTGGCCGGGCTTGGCGAGGACGTCCCTGCGACGACCCTGAACAAGATGTGCGGTTCCGGCATGAAAACGGCGATGATGGCGTTTGACCAGATCGCCCTTGGCGACACCGATGTGATGATCGCGGGTGGCATGGAAAGCATGACCAATGCCCCCTATCTCAGCCCGAAAATGCGCGCTGGTGCCCGTATCGGCCATCAGGTCATTCAGGACAGCATGTTTCTGGATGGCCTTGAAGATGCCTATGACAAGGGCCGCCTGATGGGCACCTTCGCCGAGGATTGCGCCGAGACATTTCAGTTCACCCGACAGGATCAGGACGACTACGCGCTGAAATCCCTGTCAAACGCATTAGCCGCACAAGGCGATGGCGGCTTTGCCACCGAGATCGCGCCAGTCACCCTGCGCAGCCGCAAGGGCGAGGTTGTGATTGCCGAAGATGAACAACCCGGCAAGGCCCGCCCCGAAAAGATCCCCACGCTCAAGCCCGCCTTTCGCGATGGTGGCACCGTGACGGCGGCAAATTCCTCGAGCATCTCGGACGGGGCTGCTGCATTGGTGCTTGCCGATGACACGGCAACCAATATCCGCGCGCGCATCCTGGGCCATGCCAGCCACGCACAGGCGCCCGGCTGGTTTACCACGGCCCCTGTTCCGGCCGCACAAAAGCTGCTTGCGAAAATCGGCTGGTCCGCGGACGATGTCGATCTGTGGGAGGTCAACGAGGCCTTCGCCGTCGTGCCGATGGCCTTTATGCGCGAAATGGGCATTGCCCGCGACATCGTGAATGTGAACGGTGGTGCCTGTGCATTGGGACACCCGATTGGTGCCTCTGGCACGCGGATTATCGTGACCTTGCTGCACGCGCTCGAGGCGCGCGGGCTGAAACGCGGGGTGGCCGCGATCTGCATTGGCGGCGGCGAAGGGACGGCAATCGCCATCGAACGCCCCTGA
- a CDS encoding gamma-glutamyltransferase family protein: MRDFHKPGRSAVYASNGICATSHPLAAKVGVQMLEAGGNAMDAAIAGAVLLGICEPQMTGIGGDCFVIMTPPGEDRVVALNGSGRAPAGIEAASLRAKGDVIAPYSADAVSIPGAVDAFCRLSRDWGKLGLKAVLAPAIHYAEAGVPVHERVAFDWAQAVGNLSGVARDLYLLDGVAPRPGQMFRAPKQAEILRRIGMDGRDAFYEGEIAEDMVNSLRALGGTHTLDDFANTQCEYTDPVLGSYGGLDLYEHPPNGQGATAILLLNVLKHFDIAGMDPWGAARAHIEAEATKLAYDARNRFVADPDHMTRLDHMTAPETAAQLAGLIDPKKAMPGAVPGAEAVHKDTIYITVVDKDRMCVSLIYSVFHSFGSGIASDKFGVLFQNRGAGFTLEQGHPNEVGPGKRPMHTIIPAMLKKDGKAHMPFGVMGGQYQSTGHARFVSNITDFGLAPQAAINAPRCFAEGDVLNVENGYSDAVKAELSALGHTVQTPATAIGGAQAILLHEDGVLEAGSDPRKDGCAVGY, from the coding sequence ATGCGGGATTTTCACAAACCTGGCAGGTCGGCTGTCTATGCCAGCAATGGGATCTGCGCGACCTCGCACCCGTTGGCCGCGAAGGTCGGCGTGCAGATGCTCGAGGCTGGCGGCAATGCCATGGATGCGGCCATCGCGGGCGCAGTTCTTTTGGGAATATGCGAACCGCAGATGACAGGCATCGGCGGTGATTGCTTTGTGATCATGACCCCACCCGGTGAGGACCGCGTGGTGGCCCTGAACGGATCAGGCCGCGCGCCTGCGGGGATTGAGGCGGCCAGTCTGCGGGCCAAGGGTGATGTGATCGCGCCATACTCCGCTGACGCGGTCAGCATCCCCGGCGCGGTTGATGCCTTTTGCCGTCTGTCCAGGGATTGGGGCAAACTGGGGCTGAAGGCGGTCCTTGCCCCGGCAATCCACTATGCCGAGGCCGGCGTTCCGGTGCATGAGCGGGTCGCATTCGACTGGGCGCAGGCGGTTGGTAACCTGTCCGGCGTCGCGCGCGATCTCTATTTGCTGGATGGTGTCGCACCTCGGCCCGGGCAGATGTTCCGCGCCCCAAAACAGGCCGAGATTCTGCGGCGTATCGGCATGGATGGCCGCGATGCATTTTACGAAGGCGAAATAGCCGAAGATATGGTGAACAGCCTGCGGGCGCTGGGGGGGACCCATACGCTTGACGATTTTGCCAATACCCAATGTGAGTATACCGACCCGGTGCTGGGCAGCTATGGCGGTCTTGATCTGTACGAGCATCCGCCAAACGGGCAGGGGGCCACGGCGATCCTGCTTTTGAATGTTCTCAAGCATTTCGACATTGCGGGCATGGACCCGTGGGGCGCCGCCCGGGCGCATATCGAGGCCGAGGCGACAAAGCTCGCCTATGACGCCCGCAATCGCTTTGTAGCTGATCCAGATCACATGACGCGGCTTGACCATATGACGGCGCCTGAAACAGCCGCGCAGCTGGCCGGCTTGATTGACCCGAAAAAGGCGATGCCGGGGGCTGTGCCGGGGGCCGAGGCCGTGCACAAGGACACAATCTATATCACTGTTGTCGACAAGGACCGGATGTGCGTATCGCTGATCTATTCTGTCTTTCATTCTTTTGGATCGGGGATCGCGTCTGACAAGTTCGGCGTGCTGTTCCAGAACCGCGGGGCGGGTTTCACGCTTGAACAAGGACACCCGAACGAGGTCGGCCCGGGCAAACGCCCGATGCATACGATCATACCGGCCATGCTGAAAAAGGACGGCAAGGCACATATGCCTTTTGGGGTTATGGGCGGGCAGTATCAATCAACCGGCCATGCCCGGTTTGTGAGCAACATCACGGATTTCGGCCTTGCGCCGCAAGCCGCCATCAACGCCCCGCGCTGCTTTGCCGAAGGGGATGTGTTGAACGTGGAAAACGGGTACAGCGACGCGGTCAAGGCCGAGCTCAGCGCGCTTGGGCACACCGTCCAGACCCCCGCGACTGCCATCGGCGGGGCGCAAGCCATTCTGTTGCACGAGGACGGGGTGCTCGAAGCTGGCAGCGACCCGCGCAAAGACGGCTGTGCTGTGGGGTATTGA